DNA from Halobaculum sp. XH14:
TGCCGCCGTCGACGACGACGTCCGCCGCGTCGAGATGCGGGTCGAGTTCATCGAGGGTCGCGTCCACCGCGTCGCCCGCGGGGACCATGAGCCAGATTCGCTTCCCGTCCCCGCCAGTGGCGAGCCGCTCCGCGAGGTCCGCGACCGAGTCGGCGGGGGTCGCGCCCGCCTCCGCCGCCGCGGCGGTCGCCTCCGCGTCGAGGTCGAACGCGACCACGTCGTGGCCGGCCGCGAGGCTCCGGTCCACCACGATCCGCCCCATCCGTCCGAGGCCGATGACGCCCAGTTCCATACGGTCGCGTCGGCCACGTGGGGGGTAGGCGTTGCGGTTCCCCCGGAGCCGGCCGTCGCGGTTCGGATCCGCCCCCGATTCGAGCGCGAACCGTCGGGGCTTTGGCCGCCGGAACCGCCAGTGACCGCATGGACGAGCGAGTCAGGGAGCACGCGAAGGTACTGGTCGACTGGAGCGCACGCGTCGAGGCGGGCGACCGGGTCGTGGTGGACGTCGCGGAGGACGCCCACGACCTCGCGGTCGCCGTCGCTGAGAAGCTCGGCGAGCGCGGCGCGACGCTGTTGACCACCTACGGGAGCGACGAAGTGTCGCGGGCGTTCCTCCGGGCTCACGACGGCGAGTTCGCCGAGAACGACCCGAAGCTGGCGATGCTCGAGGCCGCCGACGTCTACCTCCGCCTCGGCGGCGGGCGCAACACGACCGCGACCGCCGACGTCCCGACCGAACGCCGCCGCGCCGCGAAGCAGGCGAACAAGCGCGTCCGCGAAGCCCGGATGGACACCGACTGGGTGAGCACGGTCCACCCGACGCGCTCGCTCGCCCAGGGGGCCGGCATGGCCTACGAGGAGTACCAGCAGTTCGTCTACGACGCCGTCCTGCGCGACTGGGAGTCGCTCGCAGACGAGATGGCGAAGGTGAAGGACGTGCTCGATGAGGGGAGCGAGGTCCGCATCGAGACGGATCGAACGGACCGAGACGGCGGCCGGGGACCGTCTCGGCGCACCGACCTGACCATGAGCATCGAGAACCGGACGGCCGTCAACTCGGCCACGTCTGTCGCGTACGACTCGCACAACCTCCCCTCGGGCGAGGTGTTCACGGCCCCCTATGCGACCGAGGGCGAGGTGTTCTTCGACGTGCCGATGACCATCGACGCGACCCGCGTGGAGGACGTGTGGCTGGCGTTCGAGGGCGGCGAGGTCGTCGACTTCGACGCCGAACGGGGCGAGGAGGCCATCGCGGGCGTGCTCGACACCGACGAGGGTGCCCGCCGGCTGGGGGAACTCGGCATCGGGATGAACCGCGGCATCGACCGCTTCACCGACTCCATCCTGTTCGACGAGAAGATGGGCGACACGATTCATCTGGCCGTTGGTCGGGCCTACGACTCCTGCCTGCCGGAGGGCGAGTCGGGCAACGACTCGGCGGTCCACGTCGACATGATCACCGACGTGAGCGAGGACTCGCGGTTGCTGGTGGATGGCGAGGTCGTCCAGCGAGACGGGACGTTCCGCTGGGAGGACGGCTTTTCTTCCGCGTAATCGGGGTTCTGATCGGTTTCTGGTCGGTTCCTCGTGCGGCCGAGTTCGGGTTCGGGGTCCCGGTCGTGACCTCGGTCCCTCTCCTCGCACTCGGCTTCTCCGGGTTCCCGTCGCCGTGGCGTCGTTCCCGACGGCCCTCCCCCCGCTCGATCGGCCGTGCGGTCGAAGCAAGGACATCGCTCCTACCGCGGCGGGTACCCGGAGTCACGCTCAGTCCTCGGTGAGCAGGTCGCTCGCGTCAAGCCGAACCGGCTCCTCGTCCCCGAGGAAGGCGGATTCGAGCGCGTCGCGCACGGCGTCGGGGTCCGCGGGGCCGGCGGCGGCGGCGACCGAGCCGACCGATCGGGGGTCGAAGGGGACGGCCAAGGCGTCGTACACCGGGGCCAGGACGTCGCGGAGTTCGTCGCGCCCGGCGACGGTGACACAGCCCGAGACCAGCGCCGCGTCCTGCCGGACCCGCTGTGCGATGCCGGCGATCTTGCCGCCGTCTGCGACCCGGACCGAGTGGTCGCCGGGGCAGTAGGAGTCGCGCGGCTCGCCGGGTTCCGCGTCGGCGCCGATTCCACGGAGGGCGTCGACGATGGTTTCGACCGCCGCGTCGTAGCGCTCGTCCATCCCCCGGCGCATGTCGGCGAGCGGGACGGCGTGGGCGAACGCGAGCGTCGAGTCGGCGTACGCGACCGCCCGGCCGCCGACCGAGCGCTCGGTCGGGGGAAACCCCCTGTCCTCGGCCGCTCGCCTCGCCTCGTCGTACCCCTCGGCGCGGGCGTCGCGGCGGCCGAACGCGACCTGTCGGCCGGGCGTCCAGACCCGGAGCGCCGGCTCCCCGGAGTCGGCCGTCCCGGCGAGCATGGCGGCCGTCGCGGCCCGGTCGCGCTCCCGCGTCGGGAGGGGTCCACGGTACACCCGAATCACGCCCGCCGGTCGGAGTCGCGTCGCCTAAGCGCTTCCGCCACGGAGACGGGGTATGGACGAGACCGGGGGGACGGAGCCGGTTCCGCTTCCGGCCCACTTGATCGAGCGCTACCCCCGCTTTTCGCTGTACAACTCGCCGTACCCGGCCCACGACCACGGGCACGCGATCGACCTCTACCCCGACGATGATGCGGGCCGTTCGGGCGTCTCGCCCGTCGCCGGCGAGGTCCTCGACGTCAGGACGGTCGGCTGTCCGGACCGCCCGTACGCGGTCGACACCGACCACCTGATCGTCGTCGACGCCGGCGAGCACCTGGCGCGGATCCTCCACGTCGACCCCGCGGTCGAACCCGGAGACTCCGTCGCCGTCGGCGACTCGCTCGGGGAGATGGTTCGCTCGGGCTTCTTCGGCCGCTGGGTCGACAACCACGTCCACCTGGAGTTCCGCGGGCACGACAGGAACCCGTACCGGGCGTCCGGGTCGCTCCCGCTGGACGTCGACGTGCCGGTCGCAGCGCTCGACTGGGACGGGACCGGAACCGTCGTCGAAACCGGCGACAGCTACGCGCTGCTGGACGCGCCCGGCGGCCGGGTGGACGGCTACGCCGCCGTCGGTTCGGACGCGGGAGTCCCGCTGGACGGCGGACTGGCCCACTACGGCGCCGGCGGACGGTTCGGGCCGGCGCCGGGGTCGTCACAGTTGGCGGCGATGTCGTCACCGTCGGCGTCGGCGGGAGCCACGGACGCCACGGTGGTCGAACTGCTCGGCGAACCGGTCGGCATCGTGGACGGGCGGGACGTCGCGTGGGGCGACGTGACGGTGCTGGCGAACGGCGACCCCATCACGGGGCTGTCGCTGTTCGCCTCCCGGGACGACGGGTTCGGCGTCAAACTCGTGACGCGGCCGGGGGCGGGCGACCCGCAGTTCGGGGTGGGCGAGGACGTCCGCGTCTCGACGGTGTCGACCGACGAGCCGGTTCGGCTGGATTGAGCCGCGACGGGCAGCGTGGCGGACTCTCCCGGAGTACCCCGCGGACCTCGCTTTCGACGCTCTTTTCTCTAACCGACGAGTTCGTTCCCGTAATGGCTGAATTCAAGGTCGTCGTGGGCGACTCCGCCGGCGACACGCAGCAGTTCGACGTGGACGGACAGGACGCGAACCGGTTCCTCGGGCTCGACATCGGCGACGAGGTCGACGCCGGCGTCGTCGACGCCGAGGGGATGACGCTCGAACTGACCGGCGGCTCGGACACGGCCGGGCGGCCGATGCGCGAGGACGTGCCCGGCGCGAACCTGAAGGAGCTCCTCCTGGAGGGCGGCGTCGGCTACGAGCCGTCCCGCGACGGCGAGCGCAAGCGCGTCACCGTCCGCGGCCGCGAGGTCTCCGAGGAGACGGTCCAGATCAACGCCCGGCTCGTCGACGGTACGTTCGAGGGCGGCGCGGAGGAGGCCGAGGCGGAGACGGAAGACGCCGGGGCGGTCGAGGCGGACGAGGAAGCCGAGGCGGACGAAGCGGAAGCCGAGGAGGCCGAAGCGGAAGCCGAGGAGACCGACGAGGAAGCGACCGAGGACGCCGAGTCCGGGGAGGAGACGGCCGAGACGGAGGAGGCGGACGAGTCGGATGCCGACGTCGAAGACGACGACGAAGCGGAGGCGGCCGACGACGAGGACGGCGGCGAGGACGACGAGGAGTAGCTCCCTTCCCGCTCCATGTCCGACAGCATCGCCAGCGACGCGGACGCGGTTACCACCTATCGGGCCCACCTCACGCGCTCGGGCGGAACCCGGCTTCCCTGCCTCCGGGTCCCCGAGGACGCCGCGGTCGAGGCCGGGGACGAGATCCGACTCGTCATCGACGGCGAGTCCTGCCACGCCCGGGTCGAGAGCGACGCCCGGGGTCGGCTGCTTCGGGGCGCGTACGACAACCGGCGGCTGGCCCGGAACCCCGGCGAGGGCGAGAACCGCCTCGTCGAGTGGTGTCGCGAGCACGGCCGCGAGGCCGACGACGCGGTCGACGTCGACGAGGTGGATCCCGGCTACCTGTACGGCGTACGGGTGCCCGGCGAGCGCACCGTCTACGAGATGACCGGTCGGCCGGACGAGGGGCTGCGGGACATCGCCGATTCGCTGCTCGGGGACGAGTAGCACGGCGACGCCGCTCGGTCGAGCGCCGCGAGGTCCGGCGGCCGTACCGGGACACCGCCCGAAACGGCCCGATGATGGGGTTCGAACACGACGAAGAGGGCAACACCTTTCACGAATTCCGCCACAGTACCCGCCATGAGCCTGACCGTCGAACGCGTCCTGGCCCCGGTGGACGGGAGCGACGAGTCCCTGGAGGCCGTCGAGTACGCCGTCGCGGTCGCCGAGCGCTACGACGCAGCGGTCCACGCGGTGTACGTGCTCGGCGAGGAGGTCGTCCGGGCCATCGAGACCGACGCGATCGACGAGGCCGAGGTCGCCGAGGACACCGAGGTGTTCACCGAGAGCGTCGAGCTGGTGGCCCGGGACCACGGCGTCCCCGTCTCGAGCTCCATCGCCTACGGCTTCTCGACGAACCGGAAGTCGCGCCACCCGGGCAGCGTCATCCTCGACACCGCCGAGGAGATCTCCGCGGACTTCCTCGTCATCCCGCGCGAACCGCTCACGGGCGAACCGGGCGAGGTGCTGGAGAAGGCCGCCGAGTACGTGCTGTTGTACGCGAGCCAGCCGGTGCTGTCGGTCTGAGCCGCTGTCATCCCCCGATTCGTCGGTGGTCGCCGAATCGACCGATCACTCGTCGTTCCCGGTCCAGGAGAGCACGTGAGAGAACAGCCCGGCTCCCTTCCCGGAGCGCTGTCCCTTCGAGAGCGCTTCATCGCGTTCGTCGTCTCTCATCACGTCCCGACGTAGGTCGGTCTCGGTTAAAAATCACGGCGAGTGCGGTCGACAGGAGTCCGAGAACGAGGAACGCCTGACACGCCGAGAGGAGACGGCTGTTCCGCTCGGTCACCGAGTGGTTCTCCTCGATCTAGAACCCCGTCGTGTGGAGGTGGTCCTCGTTCCACGGCCGACCGTGGAAACCGTTCCGAATCAGCTGTTCGACGTAGGTACCCGTCGGCCCGAGAACGAGGTCCCGTGACTCCGAGTACGTGATGAGGCCGGCGACGATGGAGACGAACAGCGCCCCGCCACCGACGACGAGCAGTTCCCGGTGGAACAGCGACCCGTCGCTGACGTTCCACGCGGTCAGAACGGCCCCGACGAGGAGCGCGGTCAGGCGGACGGTCCGCATCGCCTTCTCGTCGATGTCCGAGACGATCCGTCGCTGGGAGTTGAGCACCTCACGGACCTCCCGATACGTTACCGCCTCCCGACGTTCCGGCCACGCGAGCTCCGGGTCGTCCGACATGGGGGGAGTGGTCCCGTCTCCCCCGATAGAGGTTACCGCCCTCGACGTGGCGTTCCAGTGGGCTGGAAAACGGCTTCTCCAGGCTGTCTCTCGCCGCTATCCGTCCCCACGGGGAGTTCCCAACCACGCCGTCATCTCCAGTTCGAACGACTCGGCGTCGCTCGTCTCGAAGCCGACCTTCTCGTACAGCGAGACGGCCGGACGGTTCCAGCGCTCGACGGTGAGCCACACCCGCTCGACGCCGTTTTCGGCGCCGTGGCCGAGCAGCCCCTCGATGAGTCTGGTGCCGATGCCCGCGCCCTGATACGCCTGGAGGACGAAGATCGCCAGTTCGTACACTTCGTCGTCGTCAGGGACGAGCGTGGCGTGGCCGGCCGCCCGGTCGCCGTCCCAGGCGATGACGTTGAACCCGCCGCCGCCGAGGATGCTGTCGAGCCAGTCGCGGATCGCCGACTCCCGGCTCGGCGGGATGCCCTGCGCGCGGTCGGCCGGGTCGAACGCGTCGTACATCTCGACGAGCGCCGCGAGTTCCTCCTCGCTGCGGTCGGCGTCGGCGTGGAACGGCCGGACCTCGATCTCGCGCCCCTCGCCGTCCGAGAACGAGAACGGCGGTTCGGCGAACGGGCCCGCCGGCTCGTCGGGGTAGGTTCGGTCGCTCATCGGACGAGGGTCACCGAAACGTGGGAGTTCAGGAGCACGAACTGTGCGATCTGGCCGAGGTTGATCTTCCCCATCGGGCTGGTCTGTCCGCCGCCGAGCGCGATGTGGTCGAACCCCTCCGACTCGGCGATGTCCACCAGCCGGCTCCCCGCGTCGCCCTCGACGCGCCGCACCGTGGCGTCGAGGTCCGCATCGCCGAGGAGGTCCCGGACGCGCGATTCGACGTCCGCCAGCGAGGCGTCCGACTCGGGGTTCTCCACGACCGCCACGGTGAGGTCGTCGCCCGCCTCCCGCGTGCGCTCGACGGTCCGTTCGAGCGCCGTGAGCGAGTCGCCGCTCCCGCCGATTCCGAGGAGCACCTTCATGGCCGAGGGGTCGGAAGCGCCGGCCAAAAGCGTGCCGCCACGGTCGACGGCGAGCGGATGCCGGGACGGGCGATCCGAGGGTTTGGGCCACCGTTCCTGTCGGCCGGGCGTCAGACGCGCGGGAACGGGTTTTTACCAGCGGGCCGGATAGGGCCGGTATGGCCGATAACGCCGGGCAGGGGCGGGGACGACCGCCCGAAGGGGAGGGTGACGGGGTCGAGGGCGACCGTGCCGGGGACGCCGACGGCCGGGACGCGTCCGGGACCGAGCGCAGGGAGGACGTGGCTGGCGAGGAGACGGCCGCCGGGGATGAGGCCGTCGGCGAGGGGACCGCCGGTGCCGACGGCGCGGGGGCGACCGAGGACGAGGCCGTTCCGGGAGACGAGCCGATTTCCGGGGACGAGGTGGCTCCGGGCGACGAACCAGCGCCCGGCGAGGACCCGGCCGCCGGCGACGACGCTGCCAGGGAGTCGCCGCCGGGGTCGGTGCCGGGGCCGGACGTCGACGCCGACGTGCCCGCGGACGTGCGGAAGTACGACCGCTTCCAGAAGATGGAGCGGGCCGAGTACGACCGCGTCAACGAGTTCCTGCGGGACCGCACCTACGTCACGGCCCGCGAGTGGGCCATCGCGCGCCTCTGTGCGGACTTCCGGACGGAGACGGGCGTCGAGATGACGAAGATCGGCGAGAACCTCCCGCGGCTGGTGCCGTTCATGACCGACACGTACACCCCGCAGGCGGTGAACCAGGCGCGGGCATCCTTCGAGGAGAAGGTGAACAAGGCCGGCGCGACGTTCCTCTACGGGGCGATGTGCGGCTTCTTCACCGCCGAACAGCTCGACGACATGATGTACGAGGTGACGGAAGTCGCCAAGTTCCTGCTGGAGGTCGAGGGCGTCGACCTCGCCGTCGAGGACGAACTGGAGGCCGAGGACCGCATCTCGACGGTGATGCGGGAGGTGCGGCAGGCGAGCGCGGAGGTGCGCGGCGAGGAGGTCAAGTGTCCCGAGTGCGGGCACGTTCACGAGTCCTGAACTGCTTTCCTGGCGACTGAACGGGGCTATTTTCCGCGGGATCCGAGTGTGCTGCTCGACGTGCGCCTGCGATGACCGCCTCGAAAGCCCCCGCGGCGCTCGACTCCCCCGCACCACGCGGTTGGTCGAGCAGATGCGGTCGGTGCGGGCCGTTCACGCGAGCGAACCGAACGCGACGAGCGTCCGACTCCACGCCGAACGCCGACCCAAACCGACCGGAACGGCCGCTGTTCTTATCCCTCGCTCCGCCGTACACGGACCAATGACGACGTCGCGCCGCGCGTTGCCCGACGACGCCGACGGAGCGGCGAGCGGGGCGGCCGCGGACGTCGAGATCAGGCCGGCGACGCGGGCCGACCTGCTCGACGTGTTCCGCATCGAGAAGGCCGTCTTCGACCAGCCATGGCCGTTCGCCGCGTTCGAGAAGGCGCTGAACGCGCCGGCGTTCCTCGTCGCCGACGGGCGCGACGCGGCGGTGTCGGTCGGCGCCGACGGCGTCGCCGCGGGCGACACGCTCGGCTACGTCATCGGCGACGTGACGCCGAACCACGGGCGCGACATCGGCCACGTCAAGGACATCGCCGTGCGCCCCGACGCGCAGGAGCTCGGGCTCGGCCGGCGGCTGCTGCGCGAGTCGCTGCGGGAACTGACGGCGGCCGGCGCGGCGGTGGTGAAACTGGAGGTGCGCGAGTCGAACCATCGCGCCCAGCAACTGTACGCCGACGAGGGGTTCGAGCCGGCCAGGCGGATCCCGCGCTACTACGCCGACGGCGAACCGGCGTTCGTGATGGCGCTCGACCTGGAGGGGTGGGCCCGCCGGTGAGTCGCGCGACCGGTCGCGTCCGCTCGGCCCGACCCCCGTTCGACGCGTGCAAGACGATGCAAAACACTTAGCCGTCTCGACCAGAATCCCCCGTGAGTAACCCGAACACGCGCCACGAAGCACGGGGGAACGGCCGGCAGGGCCGGGCGGGTGCGAGCACGGGAGCCTCACCGACATGACCGACACAACACCCGAGGTGGAGAACGTCCTCCTCGTCACGGTCGATTCGCTGCGAGCCGACGCGCTGGGCGGCGACCGCACGCCGGTCATCGACGACATCGCCGCCGACGGGACGACGTTCGAG
Protein-coding regions in this window:
- a CDS encoding universal stress protein; the protein is MSLTVERVLAPVDGSDESLEAVEYAVAVAERYDAAVHAVYVLGEEVVRAIETDAIDEAEVAEDTEVFTESVELVARDHGVPVSSSIAYGFSTNRKSRHPGSVILDTAEEISADFLVIPREPLTGEPGEVLEKAAEYVLLYASQPVLSV
- a CDS encoding GNAT family N-acetyltransferase; amino-acid sequence: MTTSRRALPDDADGAASGAAADVEIRPATRADLLDVFRIEKAVFDQPWPFAAFEKALNAPAFLVADGRDAAVSVGADGVAAGDTLGYVIGDVTPNHGRDIGHVKDIAVRPDAQELGLGRRLLRESLRELTAAGAAVVKLEVRESNHRAQQLYADEGFEPARRIPRYYADGEPAFVMALDLEGWARR
- a CDS encoding DUF5806 family protein, with the protein product MADNAGQGRGRPPEGEGDGVEGDRAGDADGRDASGTERREDVAGEETAAGDEAVGEGTAGADGAGATEDEAVPGDEPISGDEVAPGDEPAPGEDPAAGDDAARESPPGSVPGPDVDADVPADVRKYDRFQKMERAEYDRVNEFLRDRTYVTAREWAIARLCADFRTETGVEMTKIGENLPRLVPFMTDTYTPQAVNQARASFEEKVNKAGATFLYGAMCGFFTAEQLDDMMYEVTEVAKFLLEVEGVDLAVEDELEAEDRISTVMREVRQASAEVRGEEVKCPECGHVHES
- a CDS encoding aminopeptidase → MDERVREHAKVLVDWSARVEAGDRVVVDVAEDAHDLAVAVAEKLGERGATLLTTYGSDEVSRAFLRAHDGEFAENDPKLAMLEAADVYLRLGGGRNTTATADVPTERRRAAKQANKRVREARMDTDWVSTVHPTRSLAQGAGMAYEEYQQFVYDAVLRDWESLADEMAKVKDVLDEGSEVRIETDRTDRDGGRGPSRRTDLTMSIENRTAVNSATSVAYDSHNLPSGEVFTAPYATEGEVFFDVPMTIDATRVEDVWLAFEGGEVVDFDAERGEEAIAGVLDTDEGARRLGELGIGMNRGIDRFTDSILFDEKMGDTIHLAVGRAYDSCLPEGESGNDSAVHVDMITDVSEDSRLLVDGEVVQRDGTFRWEDGFSSA
- a CDS encoding GNAT family N-acetyltransferase; this encodes MSDRTYPDEPAGPFAEPPFSFSDGEGREIEVRPFHADADRSEEELAALVEMYDAFDPADRAQGIPPSRESAIRDWLDSILGGGGFNVIAWDGDRAAGHATLVPDDDEVYELAIFVLQAYQGAGIGTRLIEGLLGHGAENGVERVWLTVERWNRPAVSLYEKVGFETSDAESFELEMTAWLGTPRGDG
- a CDS encoding DUF7112 family protein, giving the protein MSDSIASDADAVTTYRAHLTRSGGTRLPCLRVPEDAAVEAGDEIRLVIDGESCHARVESDARGRLLRGAYDNRRLARNPGEGENRLVEWCREHGREADDAVDVDEVDPGYLYGVRVPGERTVYEMTGRPDEGLRDIADSLLGDE
- a CDS encoding universal stress protein, yielding MKVLLGIGGSGDSLTALERTVERTREAGDDLTVAVVENPESDASLADVESRVRDLLGDADLDATVRRVEGDAGSRLVDIAESEGFDHIALGGGQTSPMGKINLGQIAQFVLLNSHVSVTLVR
- a CDS encoding lipoate--protein ligase family protein, which encodes MRVYRGPLPTRERDRAATAAMLAGTADSGEPALRVWTPGRQVAFGRRDARAEGYDEARRAAEDRGFPPTERSVGGRAVAYADSTLAFAHAVPLADMRRGMDERYDAAVETIVDALRGIGADAEPGEPRDSYCPGDHSVRVADGGKIAGIAQRVRQDAALVSGCVTVAGRDELRDVLAPVYDALAVPFDPRSVGSVAAAAGPADPDAVRDALESAFLGDEEPVRLDASDLLTED